The genomic DNA atacaacaaatatagttgacctaatgcttctagttttaagaaaaacacaaaaacacaaaaacataacatggatgagcaatgaaccgtgaaaatgaggtcaaggtcaaataaaacctgcgtgaCTGACATATAggtcaaaaaatatttccacacaccaaatatagttgacctattgcatatataattagaaaaaaagaccaaaacacaaaaacttaactataatcACTGAGCCATGAAAAGGAGGTCAAGgacagatgacacctgccagctagacatgtacaccttacaatcattccatacaccaaatatagtagacctattaaATACAGTATacgaaaaatagaccaaaacacaaaaacttaactataaccactgagccatgaaaatgaggtcaaggtcagatgacacctgccagttggacatgtacatcttacagTGCTTctatacaccgaatatactagacctattgacaaaagttgcaggcttgacaaaaacCATCCAAGAACACAATCTAAATATCCCCATTGAAAAAAACACTCATTATAAACTACCATTAACAATACATTAGTCTATTTCAAAGCTGCCATCAAATCAATAGTTCAGAGTAAAACAAATGATCATTTATTACTGacacattaaaatttatttgtctgaatgaaaaatgataaaatacattaaaaaagttaaaacaccaactacatgtatataaattaatgaCTAGCTTCCATTTGTATTTGCTgatatttaaaactgtttttcatCAACAAGAGCATACTGTTTATTACTTCTATAACCTTTTCTCTTATTATCATtatgattttcacttttttctgaCTTGACTTCAGTATCacaattttcctcagagttatGTCCCATGTCACCATTCTGATTAGAGTTATGTCCCATGTCACCATTTGgatttgagttatttcccttgtcACAATCTTGTTCCAGAGATTCTTTAGGTTCTTCATCTTCTGATTCTTCAtctaaaatgaaatgtttttacatgaatatttcTTTGTATCCAAATAGACTCAATTAAATGTCTCATCTTTTTAAATAGTCATCTATAGTGTTTAGCTGAAATTCAAGAGTTGTCTTTCGCGTTGCctacaaattaaataattttgttgcatAGTACTTATAAAGTAAAGAGTAACGAAACATTTTTAGTTCATTAACATAGAATCTGCAATTAAGAAGAAGGTGTCTGGCATATACGAACAATACTCACATATTGTAACTCATTTATAAGTTGCGGACTAAGTATGAAGCCATACTGTTCTAGAAGAAAAttgtgacagaaatatttgtagGTCATAGAAGAGCAAATGGTCAGATGCACAGAAAGACAAGGTTAATGCACTATAGCTCCTTAGAGTGAGGGTATAATATTGTATCAAGATCAACATGTAAATATGCTAggtaaaatgtatttgatattttaaaaacagatgaaagcactaaaattaaagataatataaaataggcttaaaattgtgaactttcaatttctgTGTATAACTATTCTATAAGGGTCTGTATATGGAGTTACAGTATACATCTTAAAATGAACATCATACTCAGGGGCTTGCATTTCCTTGaatgatatatttgataaattctAACTGCTTTCaataaaaggatttttaatgtaaaagttGCAGTTGTCCCTTTAAATTGTATAGACACTATCATGAATCTACTAACTGTTATTTATTATATGTGTAACATACGGCCACAAAAATGTTTCATCCCTCCTTTTTACCTAATTGATCTTTTAACTTTAATATTAGAGAAACATGATTACCCTTACACAGAATTCTGTTTGAAGGTGGATCGCAATGATaggatttattttttctgttttgaattaactgtagtttgtctttttgtcatttCTGTCTTGCCTAATTGAAGTGAAGGCATTTCTTTCAATGGCAGCAGCttcaattatgttttaatttttgattaggCCACTTCAAGGGGAACTAATTAATGGAAgctcaatgatatttggtatggaGATGAAGTGGCCTCATGCCCTCATCTTTGTTCATTGACTTTTGAAATTGCATCATTTACATGCTAATGTTTGTTTTTAGGACAGTCTAAAGGAGAACTTCTTATGACAATTCTAAGGTATTTGATATGCAGTTGTTTTATATTGTAGCATTTACATTTCTCATTTCCAGTGAGTTTTTACGGCCTAGCTTCTTCAGTCATGGCTCATtgactattttaattttatcacaCTACCCTATAAAGGCTAGACACATcactgtgtttatttttttccccttagtattgtctatttttcttcgaattacaaatgtatgattgattttcccctattctgcatctttttttttttgcttaatatAGCTTGTTAGAATGTGACAGgattacaattaaacaaaacagtATATGCCATACCTGATTCTTCTTTGTCTTCTTGTTCCTTTTTTGGTTTCTTGCCTTTTTGcttctgttttttcttcaatctggtaaaaaatttaataatttgttacttatttgtcaagatttaaaaacaaatactgaTTTTGCAATTAACCAAAAAGTATTCTATACctattataataaacatttaaaactagACATAGTatagtaaatacatgttttcCAAGATAAAAAGATTGTTATCTTATTGGcaataccacatcttcaaaTTATATATGCTAACTTAGTTTTTTTACTGCAAAGCAATACAGACTGTCTTCTAACAAAAAACCTAAACAGATAAAGTCTTAGATCATAGAAATTGTGTATATAATTTCAACCATATTTTACTTCTTCAATGCAGTGATGGTGTACTAGAACAACTTGCAAAAGCACTTTTGTAAATTTGCTAGGTAAAGTactaaacattttaagaaagatAAGCAAATTTTCAGTGGAAAAAATAGCTTAATGAGTTAATTTCAGTGGGTCCTCAAGTTTgcattataatttcttttaaattacaatttttatattcataattttaaacagaagaaatttcttataaaatatgtttgtagtTATTTTAGTAAACCTGGGATCAATGTTTAAAGAGAGTTGTTTTGTAAGGACATATCTGTgttcaaacatatatatgttatgttaaacttttattcCAACTGTGTTTAGTTAAaccttcaaaaatattttggccaTGAAGTTCATTTTTCAGCATTTGGACTCAACACCATATAAGAACAATActgaaaatattcataaaaagagaaaaaatcacAGCAAATGAAAATCATAGTTGTAATTATAACGTAATGTATCCAAGCGATGTAACTTTTGtttccaatattttaatttattcaattgaaGAAGGCCATACATAATAGCTGAAACGTTTGGAAAATTGTGATAcagttattaaataaaaatatatatacaatttaatttttttgaattccTAGATCAAACAGACAGTCAGGGGCATAACTTAACaactaaatatcaaaattatctaTAAGATAAATACAAGACTCTTTAAAATAGGGTTTCTAATGGtaacttttgtaaatttcattcATTTACAGATTTTACTAGCATTAACTATTTCCCTTAAGCCCTAAAAAATAAGTAATAACACTAATATATTTCTCCACAACGTGTTTTAGAGAGTAAAATGCCTTCATTTGCATGCCAAAAGTGACTATTCAAAATATCACTCTTCACCGTCCCTTATTGCTATTATTCATATCTTTTCCTTGATTccaattaaaatgtatattcttACAACCTTTTAGCTCTTTTCTTTGCTGTCCTGATTTCTGCTTCTGTTTGGTTCTTCTCCAGTTTCTTCTGATATTCTGCATCAGCATTATcctaaatcaaaatatatatatttagcatATATACTGTATTGAAATTTCTTATTATTTTCCAAGAATGTAGGTAATGCtgcacaaaataaattaaagctTATAGACTGTATATGTGTGCGGATTTTTTTATTGAGGTAAATATTCCAGTGTGCATAACAAATTTCTGGAATAATGTTCATAACTTTCCTTagattacaaaatttcaaaattaaatgcattaaaCTTTTGTTATTACCAAGGTCAACTAATACTAAGTATGACCAATTCCTACTACATGTCAACTTCACCTGTACATACCTTTCAACTGACCCATATAGACTGTAGGAGTTGcaacttttttttgtgtatgattgcataatttattaattgacaaatacatatacacatGCTTAAATTCCATGAATGTTTAGACTGAGACAGTTTTTCTTGAAAGTGATCTGgtttttttatatcagaaaaaaagatatctgagatatatttataattctattGACTGGTTTTACTGTTTACATACATCTTACATTAATAATGATTATGAATAAGTATTATGCATAACAGGTGTTTATTAATCTTACTCGTTCAAATTTTTCATCCACATATTTCTGTCTAGCATATTCTCTCCGCCTTACTCCTCTGTAGACATGGAAATCTCCACTTCCTGCTCCTGCACTAGAACCTGTCAACAAATGATAGTCTGAAAAGTCATTTGTTTAAAGCAAAAATGCTAGAAAAAACAGGTGCAATTATCTTAAATACAGGTAGATATTATCCTGTATGAAAAGTATGTTGTAATATGTGACCCGCCATGACATTTGCAGGCTTATGGAGGTAGAACgtcattgttgattttttttaactacataataattttattcatcaaatattgCTTGTCATTgttagaaaattataaacatgataaatatcgagATTCAATGAAAACGTATTTGTGAAGAAAAGATAAACACATTCCTTGGCTTCTTTTTTGCGGACGCCGAACTATACATCATATATACGTTTTGAAGTTTGACTTTATCgttttaagtgaaaaatatttaaatctacattttaaattaatatacaaaaaatcaaatttctgctcTATAGATTTCCTTTCATAAATGAAGTCTGAAATATATCCATGATAAATGCACCGCATCGAATGCTTATAAGAGAACACCTACTTATAAACTGTTACGCGTCGCATACTATGTTTAGAGACATgcataataaatctaaattaaaaaaggaattcTTAAAGCTTAGTTGGACAACTTTTAAACCAACTTCATCTCAACAAGTTtaaataacatgttttaaattgagctacaaacaaaacaaaaatgctctaaagattttctttcataaatgaaGTCTGAAAAATATCCATAATAAATGCACCGTATCAAATACATATATGAGAACATCTACTTATAAACTGTTACGCGTCGCATACTATGTTTAGAGACATGCAtgataaatctaaattaaaaggGGGAATTCTTAAAGCTTTCTttgacaaatttcaaattaacttCATTTCAACAAGTTAAAATTACATGTTCTAAAATAGAGCTAagaattgtttgtattgtagtaaatttatttttttgaaattttattcaaatacgcTATTGAACACCACTAAGAgccaataaatacaataattgtgtattttatatatatgtgccttcaacaaataaaatagatttcgaaaaagagtaggctaatgccgctacaaggcagcactcgcacccgcaaagtggaaagggattaatataagttgcaaaacttgattcccaatccactataaattaatatgtttaaactaaactaaacaaataaaagtcgTCATAGAACAGTCTCATTTTCATACCGTTATTCGAAATGACTCGTTTCATTGCTATTACAACAAATATGTCATACATGGAATAACATGACAGagagtttgttttgtttctgaatattctacatacatatacaaaaaagCAATTTTTAGACAATTTTCCCTTCTAAGCCTGGAAGTGGCTAGTCACATATAATTTACGGCGTTTTTATTACAATGACGTTCTACCTCCATAAGCCTGGATATGTCGTGGCTGGTCACATATTAgtaataaaaaaacttaatacattgtacataacaTGTAGTGTCAATTCAGAATATTATGCATGTTAAATCACCACTACTATTATAGTTGGTGCTGCTCCATAGAGGtagtgaaaataatttaaatgtgacattcttaaaaaaagtaatgatagattttataaaattcaaaactttatgCCAGGTCTGTAACAAATaaatcattgtatttcatttaaatatgtttttcctCACCATTTTGTGTGTTTGAATGTTCCATTATCCCTACTAGGAAGTAAAGTTGGATTGTCTTTGTTGTGTGCTATATATATcctttatttgtatatgttcTTTTTTACCCTTCATGCTCTTCTGGAAGATATTTTTCTTGTGTATGTTCTTTTTTACCCTTCAAGCCCTTCTGGAAGATTGATTttaggttgtttttttcattgtgcATTTTGGTATGTTCTTTTATTCCTTCTGAAAAGTATGTTTTAGGTGTCTCCATTGTGTGTTTGAGCATATTTGTAACCCCTTCTGGAATGTAAACTTGTGTTATCTTCATTGTGTTTCTGTTAAATAGTTGGGTTATTTTCACTGTGTTTGTGTATGGTCTTTTTTATTCCTTCTAGAAATAAATTTAGGTCAACTTGATTTGTTCAAATATTCTAGATAAATCTTTCCTTTTACCCCAAACATTTCTTATAAATTCCAGTGGATCACGAGGCTTTCTTTCTTGTGATGACTCAGGAATAAAAACTTCTTTTGactgaaaacagaaaataattcaaattcattattataaattgtaaaagaaatattccTTAAAAAGGcttaatgaaatattatacaaaatttaaacatgttttaaaaagagtCATACAAATTTTCATGATTTCATCAACTAAATTTTTAAGGAGCTGTGAGGAGAAAATGCACCTGACAATTAGCATGATTATGTGGTTAAAATCAGCAAGAGTGTCATGCTGAAGTGACAAAGACAGTGGGAGATAAGCAACACTGGAAGATACCTTTTAGATATAACACCATACATTGTAGCTAGATTAGAACAAGAAAACACAGAAGAATACAAACGGAAGTTAGAAATAATTTCAGTCTTTCTTGAATTACCAGAATATCTGCAACCTCAATCataacagcaaaaaaaaaattaaagtatgttCCTGGAGGAAATTACATGGGGGAAGATTCTCATAAGGTGTAATTGTGAGCAAAAATTTGttcctgtgaaaaaagttcCAGTGGAACTAATTTCACAGGAAATATGTTCTGGGAGAACTTTTTTCACAgacaatttctatatataatttgttccacactttacctggtgaaataagttctgggttggtgaaatttgttccATACCTAGTGAAATAATTGTAGGTTGGAGGTccatgtttgtgagatttgttccttacctggtgaaataagttctggaTTTGTGAAATTTGTTCCTCACCTGGTGAAATTAGTTCCTTGTCTGTGAAATATGTTCCACTTGTTAAACAAGTAATCTTATATACTGAGCACTTGTCATCAGCAAGTttaaagtcattataaaaacatgtattttattgataatgcAATATTAAAATAGAAAGTGTAAACATCCAATTTGGATCATGAGGAGTAAAGCAAAAGTTTAATATAATACTCAATTAATAATACTAAAAATGACACTTATGATCCAGGAGAGAGtagaataagaaataataataaacgtCTTTccgaaaaaaagttttataacggTTAAAGATGAACATTTGTACTTTTTGGAAAAGGACAAAGTGACTGATTAATTATGTTAAAAAGACATAAAGAGACAAAGGAGACGCACTCTTTTAAAACTGTGCAATGACCATAGCTAAGTACATGTGTGATTAGAACACCCATGACAGATTAACAGGAAGCAAGGAGGTCGAATACCacataaatgataaaacacagatacaaattatgatacattataattgcttttatttcttatcttcATCCTAGTCATGCCTTCAATTGCAAATGTACCCCATGCAAGCACAGAACTTATTTTCTGTGAAATAGGTTCGAACAGAACATTTTCATTGACGAACCATAAAATACCTTCCTTCAAACTAATATCATAGGGacttatttcactttttttaaaactcatgGTGCTGTGACTTTTGTTCCGGAACCATTTTTCACAAATGGCGGTTTAAAAATTAGTTTCCGAACAAATTCTATAGTGCTGGAACATATTTTCTGTGACATAAGAACAAATGTCACGCAGGAACaaattttttgttacataacaacgaaaacatatttacaacatGACAAATGATAAACAGTAGAGatcaaactatatatatacatgatacatgtataactatatatatatacatgatacatgtatataaaacaaataaggtTTAGTGACAATTTGTGATCTGACTGACCACGCAAACATGCGCGTAGCTACGTTTACGTCAAAATGCCCAGGCCTACACTTGAATttcgaaagtaaaaaaaaaaaaaaatagaataa from Mytilus trossulus isolate FHL-02 chromosome 8, PNRI_Mtr1.1.1.hap1, whole genome shotgun sequence includes the following:
- the LOC134681096 gene encoding PRKR-interacting protein 1 homolog, whose product is MDGKDKSEKNVVVAKTPAELQKMRLDKLMKNPSKEVFIPESSQERKPRDPLEFIRNVWGSSAGAGSGDFHVYRGVRRREYARQKYVDEKFERDNADAEYQKKLEKNQTEAEIRTAKKRAKRLKKKQKQKGKKPKKEQEDKEESDEESEDEEPKESLEQDCDKGNNSNPNGDMGHNSNQNGDMGHNSEENCDTEVKSEKSENHNDNKRKGYRSNKQYALVDEKQF